In a genomic window of Cuculus canorus isolate bCucCan1 chromosome 4, bCucCan1.pri, whole genome shotgun sequence:
- the SMARCAD1 gene encoding SWI/SNF-related matrix-associated actin-dependent regulator of chromatin subfamily A containing DEAD/H box 1 isoform X1: MSLFNLDRFRFERKRRISDRDTVSPSAAQVLAAARSTAAACSAAGGEEDELTDDSSRPDTPVLNVTAVTEYSTIPETPEHKRASEQSYFKRRRVQLLDVSSESEDEPRNFSAAKENGTSKGDVIVISEESDDDDDDDAQHGNELTQLAYVNGGDQLSATENGVEDDIRDAKLQTLKELFPQISDKELLQLIESTRTMDEAIAAGLKFNDEGASRKRKLEDCPTNGKTGNEQVPKKTKLDSLDESEPQRQWERQEVLVKKLQNAFPGLDKEELREVLQEHNWVFHEALEALRVFAENDQGMAFPAKSGASNCTKASTKSRSDESKEKLTQKSSVKVQNGSQKKDKIKRSFWSTKRETEETEDESASEGGGSSLDEDYSSGGEVMEDRYKVKILSFLQDASPSELTLIPQCSQKKAQKIIALRPFNSWESLFAKMTQTVGLSEDIVWNCKILLKERDVVLKLMNKCEEISNKLTRQVTRITEQGGCGWNIDQPVILNRSLELKPYQKIGLNWLALLHKHRLNGILADEMGLGKTIQAIAFLAYLYQGGDQGPHLIVVPASTLDNWIREVRLWCPELNVLFYYGSQEDRKHLRMDINNKVVDFNVIVTTYNCAISSPEDRGLFRRLKLNYAIFDEGHMLKNMSSVRYQHLMTINAKNRLLLTGTPVQNNLLELMSLLNFVMPHMFSSSTSEIRRMFSSKTKSAEEQSIYEKERIAHAKQIIKPFILRRVKDEVLKQLPPKKDIIELCPMSEKQEQLYCDLLNKLKKSINGNEKNSDMGNVMMQLRKMANHPLLHRQYYTTDKLRKMSMLMLKEPTHCDANPDLIFEDMTVMTDFELHLLCKQYSHVSDFKLDMDQILDSGKFRALERILSDLKEKGDRVVLFSQFTMMLDILEVFLNHWQHRYIRLDGKTQISDRIHLIDQFNTDMGIFVFLLSTKAGGLGINLTSANVVILHDIDCNPYNDKQAEDRCHRVGQTREVKVIKLISSGTIEESMLKISQQKLKLEQDMTAADSGKSLAYNDVHLSELKLLQYIILKKQGY, translated from the exons AGTACTCCACCATCCCAGAAACTCCTGAACACAAGAGGGCAAGTGAACAATCTTATTTCAAGCGTCGAAGAGTACAGTTGCTAGATGTGTCTTCAGAGAGCGAAGACGAACCAAGAAACTTCAGcgctgcaaaagaaaatggaacttcAAAAGGAGATGTGATTGTGAT CTCTGAAGAgtctgatgatgatgatgatgatgatgcaCAGCATGGAAATGAACTAACCCAGCTGGCGTATGTAAATGGTGGGGATCAGCTGTCAGCTACGGAGAATGGTGTAGAGGATGACATCAGAGATGCAAAGCTGCAAACACTGAAGGAACTTTTTCCCCAGATAAGTGACAAAGAATTACTACAG ttgATAGAATCAACACGCACGATGGATGAAGCAATAGCTGCTGGTTTAAAGTTCAATGATGAAG GTGCCTCTCGTAAAAGGAAACTAGAAGATTGTCCCACAAATGGCAAAACTGGAAATGAGCAAGTcccaaaaaagacaaaacttgATTCA CTAGATGAGTCAGAACCCCAAAGGCAATGGGAAAGGCAAGAAGTTCTTGTGAAGAAGCTGCAAAATGCATTCCCTGGATTGGATAAGGAG GAACTGAGAGAAGTACTTCAGGAGCATAACTGGGTGTTTCATGAAGCGTTGGAGGCCCTGAGAGTATTTGCAGAAAACGATCAGG GCATGGCATTTCCTGCCAAAAGTGGAGCGTCTAACTGTACCAAAGCCTCCACCAAGAGCAGAAGTGACGAGAGTAAAGAGAAGCTGACACAGAAGTCTTCAGTGAAAGTACAGAATGGCTCtcagaaaaaggacaaaatcaaAAGGAGCTTTTGGAGTactaaaagagaaacagaagagactGAGGATGAATCAGCTTCTGAAGGCGGTGGTAGCTCCCTTGATGAGGACTACAGTAGTGGTGGTGAAGTGATGGAGGATCGCTACAAAGTGAAAATCCTCAGCTTCCTGCAAGATGCTTCCCCAAGCGAACTGACTTTGATTCCCCAGTGTTCTCAGAAAAAGGCTCAGAAGATAATAGCACTCCGGCCCTTTAACAGCTGGGAGTCTCTG TTTGCAAAAATGACTCAGACTGTTGGTTTGTCAGAAGACATAGTGTGGAACTGCAAGATACTGCTGAAGGAGAGGGACGTGGTTTTAAAGCTCATGAATAAATGTGAAGAGATTTCAAATAAACTGACAAGACAAGTAACCAGGATTACTGAACAAGGAGGATGTGGATGGAACATAGACCAACCTGTCATTCTGAATCGGAg TTTGGAACTCAAGCCATACCAGAAGATTGGTTTGAACTGGTTAGCActgctgcacaaacacagaTTGAATGGCATATTGGCTGATGAAATG GGCTTAGGAAAAACAATTCAAGCCATTGCATTTCTAGCTTATCTCTACCAAGGGGGCGACCAGGGTCCCCATTTGATAGTTGTGCCAGCTTCAACGTTAG ATAACTGGATAAGAGAAGTTCGCCTGTGGTGTCCTGAACTGAATGTCCTCTTTTACTATG GATCTCAAGAGGATCGGAAACATCTCAGAATGGACATTAATAATAAAGTTGTTGATTTCAATGTGATTGTAACTAC ATATAACTGTGCAATTAGCAGCCCAGAGGATCGAGGACTGTTTCGCAGGTTGAAGCTTAACTACGCAATTTTTGATGAAGGTCATATGCTCAAGAACATGAGCTCTGTACGCTACCAGCACCTTATGACAATTAAT GCAAAGAATCGTCTATTGCTAACAGGGACTCCAGTTCAAAATAATCTGTTGGAATTGATGTCCCTCTTGAATTTTGTCATGCCACATATGTTCAGCAGTAGCACAAGTGAAATCCGAaggatgttttcttcaaaaaca AAGAGTGCTGAAGAGCAGAGTATATATGAAAAGGAGAGGATTGCACATGCAAAGCAGATAATAAAACCGTTCATCTTGAGAAGAGTAAAAGATGAG GTTCTTAAACAACTGCCTCCCAAAAAAGATATTATTGAATTATGTCCCATGTCTGAGAAACAGGAACAACTATACTGTGATCTCTTAAACAAGCTCAAGAAATCTATTAATGGTAACG AGAAGAACTCTGACATGGGAAATGTAATGATGCAACTTAGAAAAATGGCTAATCACCCTCTCTTGCACCGTCAGTATTACACGACTGACAAGCTCAGGAAAATGTCCATGCTTATGCTTAAG GAACCCACACATTGCGATGCAAACCCTGACCTTATCTTTGAAGACATGACAGTAATGACAGATTTTGAGCTGCATTTGCTTTGTAAGCAATATTCTCATGTCAGTGACTTCAAGTTAGACATGGATCAGATCTTGGATTCTGGGAAGTTTAGAGCACTGGAACGCATTCTCTCCGACCTTAAAGAGAAG GGCGACAGAGTTGTATTGTTTAGCCAGTTTACTATGATGCTGGATATCTTGGAAGTTTTCCTAAATCATTGGCAACATAGATATATTAGGTTGGATGGAAAAACACAGATTTCTGATCG GATACATCTAATAGATCAGTTCAATACAGATATGGGTATATTTGTATTCCTTCTGTCAACCAAAGCTGGTGGCTTGGGAATTAATCTGACCTCAGCAAATGTTGTTATTCTTCATGACATTGATTGCAACCCATACAACGATAAGCAAGCAGAAGACCGATGCCATAGAGTAGGTCAGACAAG AGAAGTGAAAGTCATAAAGCTAATCAGTAGCGGAACTATTGAAGAATCCATGCTGAAAATCAGCCAGCAGAAATTGAAGTTAGAACAAGATATGACTGCAGCAGATTCAGGTAAGTCTCTTGCATATAATGATGTCCACTTAAGTGAGTTAAAGTTGCTGCAGTATATTATTCTGAAAAAGCAAGGTTATTGA
- the SMARCAD1 gene encoding SWI/SNF-related matrix-associated actin-dependent regulator of chromatin subfamily A containing DEAD/H box 1 isoform X2 has protein sequence MSLFNLDRFRFERKRRISDRDTVSPSAAQVLAAARSTAAACSAAGGEEDELTDDSSRPDTPVLNVTAVTEYSTIPETPEHKRASEQSYFKRRRVQLLDVSSESEDEPRNFSAAKENGTSKGDVIVISEESDDDDDDDAQHGNELTQLAYVNGGDQLSATENGVEDDIRDAKLQTLKELFPQISDKELLQLIESTRTMDEAIAAGLKFNDEGASRKRKLEDCPTNGKTGNEQVPKKTKLDSLDESEPQRQWERQEVLVKKLQNAFPGLDKEELREVLQEHNWVFHEALEALRVFAENDQGMAFPAKSGASNCTKASTKSRSDESKEKLTQKSSVKVQNGSQKKDKIKRSFWSTKRETEETEDESASEGGGSSLDEDYSSGGEVMEDRYKVKILSFLQDASPSELTLIPQCSQKKAQKIIALRPFNSWESLFAKMTQTVGLSEDIVWNCKILLKERDVVLKLMNKCEEISNKLTRQVTRITEQGGCGWNIDQPVILNRSLELKPYQKIGLNWLALLHKHRLNGILADEMGLGKTIQAIAFLAYLYQGGDQGPHLIVVPASTLDNWIREVRLWCPELNVLFYYGSQEDRKHLRMDINNKVVDFNVIVTTYNCAISSPEDRGLFRRLKLNYAIFDEGHMLKNMSSVRYQHLMTINAKNRLLLTGTPVQNNLLELMSLLNFVMPHMFSSSTSEIRRMFSSKTKSAEEQSIYEKERIAHAKQIIKPFILRRVKDEVLKQLPPKKDIIELCPMSEKQEQLYCDLLNKLKKSINGNEKNSDMGNVMMQLRKMANHPLLHRQYYTTDKLRKMSMLMLKEPTHCDANPDLIFEDMTVMTDFELHLLCKQYSHVSDFKLDMDQILDSGKFRALERILSDLKEKGDRVVLFSQFTMMLDILEVFLNHWQHRYIRLDGKTQISDRIHLIDQFNTDMGIFVFLLSTKAGGLGINLTSANVVILHDIDCNPYNDKQAEDRCHRVGQTREVKVIKLISSGTIEESMLKISQQKLKLEQDMTAADSGEEGTIPADIATLLKASLGL, from the exons AGTACTCCACCATCCCAGAAACTCCTGAACACAAGAGGGCAAGTGAACAATCTTATTTCAAGCGTCGAAGAGTACAGTTGCTAGATGTGTCTTCAGAGAGCGAAGACGAACCAAGAAACTTCAGcgctgcaaaagaaaatggaacttcAAAAGGAGATGTGATTGTGAT CTCTGAAGAgtctgatgatgatgatgatgatgatgcaCAGCATGGAAATGAACTAACCCAGCTGGCGTATGTAAATGGTGGGGATCAGCTGTCAGCTACGGAGAATGGTGTAGAGGATGACATCAGAGATGCAAAGCTGCAAACACTGAAGGAACTTTTTCCCCAGATAAGTGACAAAGAATTACTACAG ttgATAGAATCAACACGCACGATGGATGAAGCAATAGCTGCTGGTTTAAAGTTCAATGATGAAG GTGCCTCTCGTAAAAGGAAACTAGAAGATTGTCCCACAAATGGCAAAACTGGAAATGAGCAAGTcccaaaaaagacaaaacttgATTCA CTAGATGAGTCAGAACCCCAAAGGCAATGGGAAAGGCAAGAAGTTCTTGTGAAGAAGCTGCAAAATGCATTCCCTGGATTGGATAAGGAG GAACTGAGAGAAGTACTTCAGGAGCATAACTGGGTGTTTCATGAAGCGTTGGAGGCCCTGAGAGTATTTGCAGAAAACGATCAGG GCATGGCATTTCCTGCCAAAAGTGGAGCGTCTAACTGTACCAAAGCCTCCACCAAGAGCAGAAGTGACGAGAGTAAAGAGAAGCTGACACAGAAGTCTTCAGTGAAAGTACAGAATGGCTCtcagaaaaaggacaaaatcaaAAGGAGCTTTTGGAGTactaaaagagaaacagaagagactGAGGATGAATCAGCTTCTGAAGGCGGTGGTAGCTCCCTTGATGAGGACTACAGTAGTGGTGGTGAAGTGATGGAGGATCGCTACAAAGTGAAAATCCTCAGCTTCCTGCAAGATGCTTCCCCAAGCGAACTGACTTTGATTCCCCAGTGTTCTCAGAAAAAGGCTCAGAAGATAATAGCACTCCGGCCCTTTAACAGCTGGGAGTCTCTG TTTGCAAAAATGACTCAGACTGTTGGTTTGTCAGAAGACATAGTGTGGAACTGCAAGATACTGCTGAAGGAGAGGGACGTGGTTTTAAAGCTCATGAATAAATGTGAAGAGATTTCAAATAAACTGACAAGACAAGTAACCAGGATTACTGAACAAGGAGGATGTGGATGGAACATAGACCAACCTGTCATTCTGAATCGGAg TTTGGAACTCAAGCCATACCAGAAGATTGGTTTGAACTGGTTAGCActgctgcacaaacacagaTTGAATGGCATATTGGCTGATGAAATG GGCTTAGGAAAAACAATTCAAGCCATTGCATTTCTAGCTTATCTCTACCAAGGGGGCGACCAGGGTCCCCATTTGATAGTTGTGCCAGCTTCAACGTTAG ATAACTGGATAAGAGAAGTTCGCCTGTGGTGTCCTGAACTGAATGTCCTCTTTTACTATG GATCTCAAGAGGATCGGAAACATCTCAGAATGGACATTAATAATAAAGTTGTTGATTTCAATGTGATTGTAACTAC ATATAACTGTGCAATTAGCAGCCCAGAGGATCGAGGACTGTTTCGCAGGTTGAAGCTTAACTACGCAATTTTTGATGAAGGTCATATGCTCAAGAACATGAGCTCTGTACGCTACCAGCACCTTATGACAATTAAT GCAAAGAATCGTCTATTGCTAACAGGGACTCCAGTTCAAAATAATCTGTTGGAATTGATGTCCCTCTTGAATTTTGTCATGCCACATATGTTCAGCAGTAGCACAAGTGAAATCCGAaggatgttttcttcaaaaaca AAGAGTGCTGAAGAGCAGAGTATATATGAAAAGGAGAGGATTGCACATGCAAAGCAGATAATAAAACCGTTCATCTTGAGAAGAGTAAAAGATGAG GTTCTTAAACAACTGCCTCCCAAAAAAGATATTATTGAATTATGTCCCATGTCTGAGAAACAGGAACAACTATACTGTGATCTCTTAAACAAGCTCAAGAAATCTATTAATGGTAACG AGAAGAACTCTGACATGGGAAATGTAATGATGCAACTTAGAAAAATGGCTAATCACCCTCTCTTGCACCGTCAGTATTACACGACTGACAAGCTCAGGAAAATGTCCATGCTTATGCTTAAG GAACCCACACATTGCGATGCAAACCCTGACCTTATCTTTGAAGACATGACAGTAATGACAGATTTTGAGCTGCATTTGCTTTGTAAGCAATATTCTCATGTCAGTGACTTCAAGTTAGACATGGATCAGATCTTGGATTCTGGGAAGTTTAGAGCACTGGAACGCATTCTCTCCGACCTTAAAGAGAAG GGCGACAGAGTTGTATTGTTTAGCCAGTTTACTATGATGCTGGATATCTTGGAAGTTTTCCTAAATCATTGGCAACATAGATATATTAGGTTGGATGGAAAAACACAGATTTCTGATCG GATACATCTAATAGATCAGTTCAATACAGATATGGGTATATTTGTATTCCTTCTGTCAACCAAAGCTGGTGGCTTGGGAATTAATCTGACCTCAGCAAATGTTGTTATTCTTCATGACATTGATTGCAACCCATACAACGATAAGCAAGCAGAAGACCGATGCCATAGAGTAGGTCAGACAAG AGAAGTGAAAGTCATAAAGCTAATCAGTAGCGGAACTATTGAAGAATCCATGCTGAAAATCAGCCAGCAGAAATTGAAGTTAGAACAAGATATGACTGCAGCAGATTCAG GAGAAGAAGGAACCATTCCAGCGGATATAGCCACACTATTAAAAGCTTCCTTAGGTCTCTAA